Proteins encoded in a region of the Planococcus citri chromosome 1, ihPlaCitr1.1, whole genome shotgun sequence genome:
- the LOC135839974 gene encoding uncharacterized protein LOC135839974 — protein sequence MDNSANESSDDEKKIMNSSWKRMQNMHLTDGFREGAIAGKDKQYQLSFDDGYTTAFQKSFEVGYSSGVERIQLFLLKKDRKSSSMHKLQSSLDGLCATCNAK from the exons ATGGATAATTCAGCTAACGAAAGCTCAGACGATGAGAAAAAGATAATGAATTCATCGTGGAAAAGGATGCAGAACATGCATCTCACA GATGGTTTTCGCGAAGGTGCAATCGCAGGAAAAGATAAACAGTATCAATTGAGTTTCGACGACGGATACACCAcagcttttcaaaaatcgttcgAAGTGGGATATAGTAGCGGTGTAGAAAg GATCCAGTTATTCCTTCTAAAGAAAGATCGCAAATCTAGTTCGATGCACAAGCTGCAATCTTCATTGGATGGTTTATGTGCTACTTGTAATGCCAAATGA